The sequence GAGAATCAAGAGATTTCCTTGAAGTTCAGTAGTGTAATTAATATTGGGATCTGAATTATTTGGGTCTTCAGGGCTGCTGCCGGCATCGGGGTTGAAACCTGTGCCAGTGGCTAGATCATTATCTCCATTGCCATTACCATTTTCATTTTCACAGGAAACAGTTGCTGCTGGGGTATTGTTACTGGAACCGCCGTCAGGAGTACAGTTGGAGTTAAAAAGCCCAACTGTACCAAGACCACCACCGGGAGCAGTTGCTGTAATGGTCAAGCCAGCTTGTTGATAAATTAAACCAACATTATTGTTTGTCGTTGAAACAGTCTCATTGCCGATAGTACCATCAATATCAAGGCTTTGCCCAGAATCATCGAGAGTATTTGCATTGAGAGAATTTCCACTTAAGTCTGTCTCAAAATCTAAGATCACTGTTCCATCTGTTTCTTCTGGAAAGAGAGTATCTTGTTTGGGTAGCCCTTGGGTAGGTAAAACATTGAACCCAAACACAACCAGCGTTGCGCTTGCGATGGGTGCAATAAGCTGTTGGAGATTTTTCATAAGAGATAAGGATAGATCTGACTTCATATTGAGCAAACGCAGGTGCAATCACCTTGCAATCTCAGAAAGAATTTTATTTGTATAAATTAGAAACAGAAGAGTCAAATTGAGGATAGCCACTGCTCCTCTGCTGGATTAATAATAAAGGTTTCTCTTGATGTTTTCTATTTGGAGTTACTATAGCTTACGCTGTTGTCTTTAAAAGAGCCTAACTTTTTCAGAAAAATCAGGAATGCCACTATTTCTACTGAAAAGGGACAGACTCATCATATCTCATTTGTTCCAAAAATGCACGTATTTTATGAGATAAAAATCAGGCAATTATGCTTTAAATCTTAAACATGAGTGATTGCTTGTCAATAAGAGAGGGTATTTGAATGCTTATCACTTCATGATAGGGAAACCCTACTTGCTAGGGCTGGTTTTCAACCCGAGATTTTCCGTAGAACTCACTAAGATCGATAAGTAAGTGAGCTATAAGCAGAAAGATTAATCAAACCTTTAATTTGGGAGGTAGAAGCGATGCAACCAACAAACCCCAATCAATTTACCGAAAAAACCTGGGAAGCCATTGTTAGGCTGCCAGATTTAGCCAAACAAAACCAACAGCAACAGATTGAAAGTGAACATTTAATGAAATCGCTGTTGGAACAAGATGGCTTAGCGAGTAGTGTCTTTAGTAAGGCGGATGTTAGTGTCCAACGATTGCGCGATCGCGCAGATGAATTTATCAATAAACAACCGAAAATTTCTAACACAGGCGGATCAATTTATCTCGGACGCAGTTTAGATTCTCTCTTTGATCGCGCGGAAAATTATCGCAAAAAGTTTGAAGATGAGTATATCTCCATTGAACATCTGCTGCTTGCATTTGCCCAAGATGATCGCTTTGGAAAAGCCCTCTATAAAGAATTTGGACTGACTGAGGAGAAACTAAAAGCTGTGATTCAAGATATTCGCGGATCGCAAAAAGTCACGGATCAAAACCCAGAAGGAAAATATGAAGCCCTGGAAAAATATGGGCGCGATTTAACCCAATGGGCGCGGGAAGGGAAATTGGATCCGGTCATTGGGCGGGATGACGAGATCCGACGAACCGTACAGATTTTATCACGACGGACGAAAAATAATCCCGTTCTCATTGGGGAACCCGGTGTCGGAAAAACTGCCATTGTGGAAGGGTTGGCGCAACGGATTGTCAGTCGGGATGTGCCAGAATCCTTGCGCGATCGGAAACTCATTGCCCTGGATATGGGCGCGTTAGTCGCTGGGGCAAAATATCGCGGTGAGTTTGAAGAACGCCTAAAAGCGGTGTTAAAAGAGGTCACCGACGCGGAAGGACAAATCATCATGTTTATTGATGAGATTCACACCGTTGTTGGTGCTGGTGCAACTCAAGGCGCGATGGATGCGGGAAACCTACTCAAGCCCATGTTAGCTCGGGGTGAACTGCGCTGTATTGGCGCGACCACGTTAGATGAATACCGTCAACACATCGAGAAAGATGCAGCGTTAGAACGTCGTTTCCAAGCGGTTTATGTGGATGAACCGAATGTGACTGATACCATTTCCATTCTGCGGGGTTTGAAAGAACGCTATGAAGTCCACCACGGGGTTAAAATCTCGGATCGCTGTCTGGTGGCTGCTGCGATGTTGTCGGATCGCTATATCAGCGATCGGTTTTTACCCGATAAAGCCATTGATTTGGTGGATGAATCCGCAGCGAAGTTAAAAATGGAAATTACCTCGAAACCCGAGGAATTAGACGAAATCGACCGTAAAATCCTGCAATTGGAAATGGAACGGTTATCGCTGCAAAAAGAAGACGATACCGCCTCTCAAGAACGTTTAGAAACTCTAGAAAAAGAACTGGCGGATCTCAAAGAAGAACAAGATGAACTGAACGCCCAATGGCAAGCGGAAAAAGAAGTTATTGATCAGATTCGTAGCATCAAAGAAACGATTGATCAGGTTAATCTCGAAATCCAACAAGCGGAACGAGATTATGACCTCAATCGCGCTGCGGAACTGCGGTATGGTCGCTTAACGGAACTGCAACGGCAACGTCAAGAAGCAGAAAGCAAACTGGAAGAAATGCAAAGCAGCGGACACACTCTATTGCGGGAAGAAGTTGCAGAAGCAGACGTTGCGGAAATTATTTCTAAGTGGACGGGGATTCCCATCAGTAAATTGATGTCATCGGAGAAAGAAAAACTCTTACACCTCGAAGATGAACTCCACGATCGCGTTGTGGGACAAGAAGAAGCGGTGCGGGCTGTTTCCGAAGCCATCCAACGATCGCGCGCTGGTTTATCTGATCCCAATCGTCCCACTGCTAGCTTCATTTTCCTCGGTCCCACTGGCGTAGGTAAAACCGAGTTAGCGAAAGCCCTCGCCTCTAACTTGTTTGATACGGAAACCGCCTTAGTCCGTGTGGATATGTCGGAATACATGGAAAAACACGCTGTTTCTCGCCTCATAGGTGCGCCTCCAGGTTACGTGGGTTATGAAGAAGGAGGACAACTCACTGAACCCATCCGCCGTCGTCCTTATTCTGTGATTCTCTTTGATGAAATTGAGAAAGCGCACCCCGATGTGTTTAACATCATGTTGCAAATCTTAGATGATGGTCGCCTGACCGATTCTCAAGGGCGTGTGGTGGACTTCAAAAACACCATTATCATCATGACCAGTAACATCGGTTCCGATCTCATTCTCGATGTTGCTGGCGATGATTCTCGCTATGACGAAATGTATAATCGCGTCATGGGCGCAATGCGAGAAAACTTCCGTCCAGAGTTTCTCAACCGCATTGATGAGATTATTATCTTCCATGCCTTACAGCGCGATCAATTACGGAATATCGTCAAACTGCAAACGCAATATCTCGAAGATCGTCTCAGCGAACAAAAACTCTCGCTAAAACTCTCCCAAGAAGCCTTAGATTTCCTTGCCGATATTGGCTACGATCCCGTTTATGGCGCACGTCCCTTAAAACGGGCTGTACAGCGTTATGTGGAAACGCCGATCGCGAAATCTTTACTCAAAGGCGAATTTAGCGAAGGAGATACTCTTTTTGCTGATGTTGCTGATGAACGCTTGACCTTTAAGCGTTTACCGGCGGAAATGTTGACCAATAGTTAACTCCACCCAAACACATAGTAGGGGAAAACCAGAGTTCGCCCCTACTCTAATAATTTTGCGATTGGAAGGGATTAATTCTGGCTTAAAGTCTCTGTTCCTTTCACACAATCCAACATTCTCACTGTTGCAGCAGCAGCATAGTTCCGCTTCGCAGCTTGATCTGGGGCAAAATTCGTTCCCACTTCATTCAACGGAGAGGCAACCCCACAATAAGCAGACATTTCACTTACTAAATTAGCAGCCCAATGGTTACTGGTATCACCGAAATTAAGAGCAGTTTGTGTATTAGGTAGTTCTCCCATTTGGCCCAATTGATTACGAGCATATTGAGCCACTTTTCGTTCCACAGCAATTAATTCCGCACGAGTTACGGGCTGTGTCGGACGGAAACTACCATCAGGATATCCACTGACAATATCATTTTCTTTGGCCCATTGAATTTTTCCTGCACTCCAACGTCCTGCAGCCACATCAGGATAGGGAGAAGTGCTTGCTTGGTCGGAAACCATGATCTCCAGTTCTGGAATTGCTTTTAAGGCCTCAATGGCAATGGAAACAAGCTGTTCTCGGGTCAATTCTGCTTCTGGGCGGAAAGTATTATCTTCTTTAAATCCAGAGACAAAACCCAGATTAACTGCAGTGGCAATTTCTTCGCGATAGATATCATTACGAATATCAGCAAAAGGCAAATCAAGAGGTTGTTCACCCGTAGTTTTTGCTAAATAAATATGACCGAGGGTTCGATCTTCATAAGTCCGTTTGGCAAAATTCCACTGCGGTTCTAATTGAATTTTCAAATACCCATCAGCGAGACCATTGGTTCGTCCCACAATAATTTCTTCTCCCTGATTATTACGGGGCGTTCCCACTAAGAGTAGTTCATTATCCCGTTCCACAAGCCGTAAAAGATAATTTAAGCCGTAGTCTTGTCCGTCAACACGGATCGAGTAGCCATTGCTGTCTGTCGCCCGACCGCAAATGCCAGTAAAATCAAAATTACTTAATAGGGGATCAATGACCACGGGATTAGAACCACTTTCGCTCCAACACGCCCGTTGATCGGATTTCTGTTCGATAATGAGGAGATTATAATTATCATCTCCAAAGGGAGCAGCCACTGCGACGTAATCGTTTTGAGGTACTTCTCTCGCGCCAAAGTTCTGAGCTTGACTGGGTTGAAATGTTAGCAGTGTAATGAGAGCCGTTGCTGTGGTTAAAGCTGTAAATTGTTTGAAACGCATAGGTGCAAATGTTTAAGATAGCGTGATGAAATTGCGTGCTGTGAAGTTGATGTGTCCCGCAATTCTCTGATGAGTTTGGGATCGTGCTGATTGTACCTTGTTTTCTTGATCACTGGTTTGAAAACCCCTGATAACTGTCATTAATTATTGCCAAAGAAGATATCAAAGAAACGAATCCCCTGGAAGATGGTCGATACGGGCTGTAGGATCGTCCCCACCGTATCGCCAACCGCAGCTAGGGTGGAACGTTCCACCACAATCACATCATTATTACGCAGCGTCGGATTACTTTCAGCATCAATGCCCGCATTGAGATCAACTTCATATTCCCGACGAGTAACCGTCCCATTGGGGTTCAAGCGTACTAGTTCGATTTCTCCTTTATCCGCTCGGTCATTAAAGCCTCCTGCTGCCAAAATCGCTTGATTGAGAGGCGTATTCGCAGGAAGTTCTAAAGTTCCCGAACGTTTGGTTTCACCGAGAACATTGACGCGAATAGTTTGGGGAGAAAAACTAGCGGATGCGAGGGCTTCGGCTTCAGTCGGATTAACTTTTGTTGCTTTGGGAACAACAACGGTATCTCCTGGTTGCAGGAGAACATCTTCACTGACCTTTCCCTCTTGCAATAATTCCCATAAGTTCGCCGAAAGAATTTTGTCGCCTCCATTGCGAGTGCTGCGCTCCACTCTAATATTGCGAATATCCGAGAGATTGGTAATTCCTCCTGCTGCTTGGATGGCTTGAGTTACAGTTGGTGGTGATCCTGAGTCGCCCCCTGAAACTTGATGAGAGCCAGGACGGGAGACTTCTCCCACAACAGCAACCTCCACTGCTTGAGAGACTGGCGCGATCGCGCTTTGAGAAAGCAACCGCGTTTCTCGGGGATTGTTGTTGCTCACTGTTGGAATGACAATCCGATCTCCATCTCGCAGCGTCACGTCTTGGATAATTTGTCCATCTTCTACCAGTTTCCAGAGGTTCACATTGAGCACATAGGGCTCTCCACGATAAACCCGATGCAGTTTCACTTGTCGAACATTTGCCGATCGCGTAATCCCTCCCGCTTGTTTAATCGCTTCTGTGATGGGAGGAAACTGTTGTCCTCCACCACTACTCAAATCATAAGAGCCAGGACGATTGACTTCTCCCGCGATCGCCACCCGTACTGGTCGCGGTTGCGCCAAGCTAAGAGAAACAATGGGACGCTGTAAAATGGGCGTATAGCGCTGGGTAATCAACTCATTAGCTTGTGGAATGGTTAACCCCTGAACATCAACACTGCCAACAATGGGTAAGTTAATTCTTCCGTCAACCGAAATACGATACTGCCCACTATATTCAGGAATATTAAAAATATTAATGCTAATGCTGTCTCCTGGCCCTAGGGTGTAAGGGGTTTCTTGATAGCGAAAAGGTGCGTCTGAGGTCTCAGCAGGAATAGGTTCCGACTCAGGAGAAGGTTGTTGTAATTGTAAAGGAATTTGTGCTTGGGCTGGTATTGCTGATCCGACATACCCACTAATCAGTGTGGTCAAAGCAACCATTAACCAGCGAGAAGAGACTTGAGGCAAGTCAGGGAGTCGAGTGTCCTGTTTCTGTAGAGCCTGATCATTTTGAGTAATAACCATAAAATTTTTTCCGATCCGTTGTCAGTGATGGACTTGGGGTTAATTTAACTCGTTCGTCTCTGATTCTTCTTCAGAAGCATCACTATTTTTATTGCTTCCGATGAGAGAGCGTTGATAAAACGCAGAGTTAGGATAATAATAGTTTTGATAATATTCCATTAATGGAAAAGCAGGAACGTTTAATAAAGCTAACACAACCCATTAATCAGAGCTTGACGATTTCCACAGTGGGACTTTTACTGATTCTCGGCTTTTTAATCTTAAGAAACGAAGAAGCCTTACTTATTCCTGCTCTATTCACCTTTATTGCAGCCCTAAACCGTTTATCTGGTCAACTGGGAGGATTTGCACAAGTTTTTAGTGGTTTTGCAAACAATTCTGGTAAAATGAGCCGTCTCAATGAGATTCTTGCCAATGAAGATAAGGAATGGACACGACTTGGAGGTAAGCCTTTTCAAGCTTTAGCTGAAAAGATTGAGTTTGACAATGTCAGCTTATGTTATTTCTCGGATCAAGCTCCAGCTTTACAGCATCTGAACTTTGTTATGCCTAGAGGATCAGTAACCGCTCTAGTCGGGAGCTCAGGTGCAGGTAAATCTTCAATTGCTGATTTGTTAACTGGCTTATACGAACCCACAGAAGGGCAAATTAAAATTGATGGAACCTCTTTACAGGTTTACAGTTTGGAAAGTTGGCGCAAAAAGTTAGGAGTGGTCAGTCAAGATACATTTGTTTTTAATGATTCAATTATAGAAAATATTCGTTATGGAAAACCTGAAGCCAGCGAAACAGAAGTGATCTCAGCAGCAAAAGATGCTCAAGCTCATGACTTCATCTTAGCCTTACCCCAGGGGTATGAAACTGTGGTCGGTGAACGGGGTTATCGCCTTTCTGGGGGACAGCGCCAACGGCTGGCGTTAGCACGAGCGATTTTGAAGCAACCAGAAGTTTTGATTTTAGATGAAGCAACCAGTGCTTTAGATAGTCAATCGGAACGTCTGGTACAACAAGCTCTAGCAATGTTTCAGCGCGATCGGACGGTATTAGTGGTAGCACACCGATTATCAACCATCACCGAAGCCGATCAGATCTTAGTTTTAGAGCAGGGAGAAATTATTGAACGGGGAACCCATCAAGAGTTATTAAATCAAGGAGAACAGTATAATCATTATTGGCAGTTGCAGGGGCAAGGAGAGGTTACAGTTAATTAAACCTGTTGCACAGCGCGATCGTGCTCGAATAATGAAAAGGTAAATCTGTCTGATGGCTTGTTGGGTCTTTGCTGACATGAACCTTGATGCTGAAGGCGAGGTCTTCTCGCTCACGTTATGATAAAGAGAGCCTGACAGGAGATTGGGTTATGATATCTTTTCCTATAACTTCTCAAAAACTTCCAATTCTAGAAAACGGCGATCGCGTGACCCGTGACGAATTTGAACGTCGGTATCATCAAATGCGGAATGTGAAAAAAGCCGAATTAGTTGAAGGAATGGTTTATATGCCCTCTCCTGTTAGAGTGACCCGACATGGCAGACCTCACAGTTGGATGATTGGTTGGCTCATCCAATATGAGATTGCTACGCCTAATTTAATGGTTTGTGATAACACAACAGTCAGATTAGACTTTGATAATGAACCGCAACCCGATGCCCTGCTACGTCTGGAGGAATCAGTGGTGGGAAACTCTCGGATTAGTGAAGATGATTATATTGAAGGCGCACCAGAATTAATTGTAGAAATTGCGAGCAGTAGCGCGTCGTATGATTTATACGATAAGTTACAGGTTTACCGTCGCAATGGGGTACGGGAATATTTAGTTTGGTTGATAGAAGACAAAGAATTTCGGTGGAATATTTGGACAGAAGGAACCTATCAGGAACAACAAGCGGATGAGTCGGGCATTTTGAAAAGTCCCTTTTTTCCAGGGTTGTGGCTGGATGTGTCGGCACTGTTGGCAGGAGAGATGCAACAGGTGCTATCCGTGCTCAACTCAGGAATCAGTTCCTCAGAACATAAAGCCTTTGTTGATCAGTTGCGTCAAACTGATTAATTACGAACTTTCGTCAACTGATTCGAGACGAATTGGAAGATAGTCCCAGTTTAAAACCTGATCTGGACGAAATTTATCCTCAATGTTACGCCGAAGCCCGACAACTTGCCTCTCAACGCTCTCAGCTTCCCCTAAATACCTGCGCTGAAAGCGCGATCGCGCCCTTAGAAAAAGTTTTAGATGAACACTGGTTACCGTAACTAAAGTAAAGGTCAATAACAATGGTTGCAGAATCTAAACAAAGACAAAAACAACTCTATGAATCGGATTACTATCTCTGGGTCGTAGAAACGGTTAAGCAGCTGCAAAATCGAGATTTTGAAGCAATTGACTGGGAGAATCTAATTGATGAGGTTTTAGATTTGAGTAAACGAGAGAAACGAAAACTAGAAAGTTTACTCATCAAGTTGTTTGAACATTTGCTCATCTTGCAATACTGGCAATCAGAAAAAGAAAGGAATCGTGGACATTGGGAAAGAGAAATCACCAGCTTTCGACTACAGATTCTGAGACAATTAGAAGATAGTCCGAGCTTGAACAATCATCTGAAAGAAAAGTGGGAAAAATGCTATCAAGATGGTTGTAAATTAGCTTCTAAACATTCTCAACTTTCCCCAAATACCTTTCCCAAACAACCGATCGCGCCCTTAGAAAAAGTTTTAGATGAAAACTGGTTACCGTAAGTTATGCTAAGCTTATATATTTAATTGGGTTAGTCGAAGATCAGGAATTTCGGTGGCAGATTGGGACAGAAGAAATCTATCAGCAATTATTTCCAGATGAATCAGGAATTTTGAAAAGTCCCTTTTTCCGTGGGTTATGGTTGAATGTGTCGGCGTTGTTGGCGGGAGAGATGCAACAGATGCTATCCGTGCTCAACTCAAGAATCAGTTCTTCGGAACATCAAGCCCTGGTTGAGCAGTTCGGTAAAACTCCTTAATTCACAGAAGGAAGTAAATGCTAGATCAAAACGGGTTACACTCAAGTAAAATTCAAAAATCATGGTTGCACAATCTCAACAAGCACAAAAACAACTCTATGAATCGGATTACTATCTCTGGGTGGTAGAAACGGTTAAGCAACTGCAAAATCAGAATTTGGAAGCGATTGATTGGGAGAACTTAATTGAGGAAATATCAGATTTGGGTCGGCGTGAAAAAAAGAAACTGAAAAGTCTCCTCAGAAATTTATGGGAACATTTGTTGAAATTTAAATACTGGCAGAGTGAATGGGAGAGAAATCAATCTCATTGGAAAGGTGAAATTCGCAATTTTCGGAAACAGATTCGAGATGAATTAGAAGATAGCCCGAGCCTCAAAAATTATTTGCATGATATTTCAGTACAATGCTACGAAGATGCTAAAGAAATCGTCAGCGATAAGTCCCAACTTCCGTTAGAGCATTTTCCTGAAAGCGCGATCGCGCCCTTAGAAAAAGTTTTAGATGAAAACTGGTTACCGTAAAGGAAAATTAAAGATATGGTTGCACAATCTCAAAAAGCACAAAAACAACCACTTCTCACCAACTTCCTATCATAGACAACGGCGATCGCGCTGATGAAAACGGGTTGTCCTAAAATAAAATCAAAAACAGGGAAAAGTAAATCGTAAAAATTTGGATTGAATCATGGAACACCACTATATCTCGCTCGGTGCTGGCTGTGATACGGCTATGATTCTAAATAAACTGGGACTACGAAAAAAGGCTTATCCATTTGATTGGTTATGGAATTTAGATGCTGGACTAACTGCTGTCAATGACATCATTAAATATAATTTTATGAATGTATCTTCTGAGGATGCCTACTGTCGATCTAGTCATTACAGGCTGCCTCACCCAGTGGTGGTCTATAAAAACTTCCCTGAAATTATTCATATGCATTCCAATCCCATGGAAGATCGCCAAGAACATGAAAAGTTATTGCGTAGAATAGAGCGGTTTCAAACACTGATTAAGTCTAATCATAAATTACATTTTATTTACTATAAAAATTATAATGAAGAGCATCAGAAAGATCATTCAGTTACTGTTCAAGATACATTACTCAAAATGCTGAATCAAGCGGATAAATTCTTAGATATTATCTCCAATTTCCAAAGAAAAAGCACTAGTCAAGTTACTCTATTATTGATTTTACAAACTAATATCGAGGAAAAAGAGTGTGCAATTCAATTGTTAAATAAGACAAAAATAGAAGATAAGAGGATTAAAGTCGGATTTACTTTATCACGATCTGACAAAGAACCACAACGTTATAGGCAGTGGGAAAAGCAATGGTTTCAAAATATTATTCGTCAAACAGAAATGCCGATACATATCATACTACAGTGCTATTGGATAATGGCTTTAAAGTGGAAAGAAAGGGTGGTACGAGTAATGAAACAAAAAGTCAAAAAAGTCATCGGTAAATATAGCATTTCTCAGTAATTGTTTATTTCTGAACTCTATTCAAAAAAAGGTTCTTTATAGATAGATATGCAAACACTAAAATCTTATATCCCAACCATCATTAAAAACAAATTGCATAAGGCTGGATTGACAAAGGGGATCTTGAAGGACAAGGGTGAAGAATATACTGCAGACCAAAAAGTTATTTTAGAAGCTAAACATTCTTTAGAAAAGCCTCCTTCTGTTTTATTTTTTACCACTCATAAATGTGCTTCCAGTTTTATCTCTCCTTTATTTAGAGCAATTACTAGAAATAGTAATTATAACTTAAAAGATTATGCAGGAGCAATTTGGCAATTAGGAGATAATATTGATCTGGATCAAGAAAAACCAAACTTCTTGGGCAATTTTTTACAAGATACTGGCGACCGTCTATTTTTTAGAAGGGGTGAAATTTATGCCCCTTTAAGAGTTCCAGTTGATTTTCCGGAAAGACATCACTTCAAGCATATTTTCTTTTTACGAGATCCGAGAGATGTTTTAGTAAGTGCTTATTATTCGTTCGGCTTTACTCATGCTTGGCCAAAAAACTCTAAGGCAAGGGAAAGATATCGAATTAAAAGAGAAGCCATACAACAACAAACCATAGATGATTATGTAATCAGTGAAGCGAAGAATTGGCTAACTCGGTATTCAAAATATCAAGAACTACTTGAAACCTCTGATTCATATGTGTATCTTAAGTATGATGATTTTCAAAGTGATACCGTTGGCTTCATTCAAACAATAACAAACTATCTGGATATTTCTCTTCCTTCAGAAGAAATAGAGCAGTTAGCATCCAAGGCTTCTCCTATTCAATCCACTAAGGATGAAACAAAGCATAAACGTTCAGGAAAGAGTAAGCAGTATTTAGAGGAATTAAAACCAGATACTGTAAGAGCTTTGAATGAAAAATTCTCTGATATGTTATGTTATTGGAATTTCAGCTGTTAGGATTTTTAACTAATGCAAATAATTAAATCATATATCCCAAAGATTTTAAAAATAAAATCAAATCTGCTTTTAAGCATCAAAATAAACCACAACAATTTACGATCTATCCTGATGATACTTTCTTGGTATCATATCCAAAATCAGGAAATACTTGGGTTCGTTATCTAATTGGCAATTATATTAGTAATAACCAATGTAATTTAACAAATCATAATTTGTTAGTTCCTGATATTCATACCCAGAAAAATTGGGATAAAATTAAACGTCCTAGATGTATAAAAAGTCATAAACCTTTTACTAACCAATACAAGAAAGTTATTTATTTAGTCAGAGATGGGAGAAGTGTTGCTGTTTCATACTATTTTCATTGTTTAAAATTCAACCAAATATCTCAAAATATGAGTTTCCAAGAATATTTGGAGAGATTTAATGATGGTAGTCTTGATAGTTACTCTACATGGAGCAATCATGTATTCTCTTGGCTCGATAATGCTCCCGAAGATTTTTTGCTAGTACGATATGAAGACTTGAAGGCAGATACATCTCAGGAATTTTCCAGAATCCTCAGTTTTATGAAATTCCCGCTCCAAGAAGAAAAGCTCAAACAAGCGATTGAAGCATCAAGAATGACAAATATGAAAAAAGTTTGGAATCCAGAAAATTATAGTAACTTAGCAGAATATAATCCTCATTTAGCAGAGGCTTTATCAAAATCAAGTAAAGATATTTCTTTTGTTCGTCAAGGAAAAGTTAGTGAATGGAAAAAGTTTTTTGATTCTGCTACTATGGAGCAATTTAAAAAGCTTCATGGA comes from Halothece sp. PCC 7418 and encodes:
- a CDS encoding DUF1796 family putative cysteine peptidase is translated as MEHHYISLGAGCDTAMILNKLGLRKKAYPFDWLWNLDAGLTAVNDIIKYNFMNVSSEDAYCRSSHYRLPHPVVVYKNFPEIIHMHSNPMEDRQEHEKLLRRIERFQTLIKSNHKLHFIYYKNYNEEHQKDHSVTVQDTLLKMLNQADKFLDIISNFQRKSTSQVTLLLILQTNIEEKECAIQLLNKTKIEDKRIKVGFTLSRSDKEPQRYRQWEKQWFQNIIRQTEMPIHIILQCYWIMALKWKERVVRVMKQKVKKVIGKYSISQ
- a CDS encoding sulfotransferase domain-containing protein, whose product is MQTLKSYIPTIIKNKLHKAGLTKGILKDKGEEYTADQKVILEAKHSLEKPPSVLFFTTHKCASSFISPLFRAITRNSNYNLKDYAGAIWQLGDNIDLDQEKPNFLGNFLQDTGDRLFFRRGEIYAPLRVPVDFPERHHFKHIFFLRDPRDVLVSAYYSFGFTHAWPKNSKARERYRIKREAIQQQTIDDYVISEAKNWLTRYSKYQELLETSDSYVYLKYDDFQSDTVGFIQTITNYLDISLPSEEIEQLASKASPIQSTKDETKHKRSGKSKQYLEELKPDTVRALNEKFSDMLCYWNFSC
- a CDS encoding sulfotransferase domain-containing protein: MYPDDTFLVSYPKSGNTWVRYLIGNYISNNQCNLTNHNLLVPDIHTQKNWDKIKRPRCIKSHKPFTNQYKKVIYLVRDGRSVAVSYYFHCLKFNQISQNMSFQEYLERFNDGSLDSYSTWSNHVFSWLDNAPEDFLLVRYEDLKADTSQEFSRILSFMKFPLQEEKLKQAIEASRMTNMKKVWNPENYSNLAEYNPHLAEALSKSSKDISFVRQGKVSEWKKFFDSATMEQFKKLHGEALKRLNYI